The nucleotide sequence CTAAACGAGCTGTCCGATCTCAGCAGATTTATAAAACACCCGGCAAAAACCATTATCATCACCCAACATGGACTGGAGTGGTGGACTGCCTGGACATTACGAACAAAAGTAGGACTACCCTCCGGACTTAAACAAACGGAAATACCCAACTATGCCGATGTGTTTTTTCTGATTCCCTCAAAAGAACAAGATATTTCTATCCCCAAATCATCAAGCCTAATCTCGAATGGTCAGTATTTCAGCTTGTACAAAATCAGTCAAAGCATACCGAAAGAAGAAGAGCAGCTTGTTTCAAATTAATCCTGCACACATTTACTAATTCAGGGCTTTATATACAGACGATTTTACTCCCGTCCCTCCGGATATACCGTAGAAAGTTGCGGAACCGTCAGGGCGGAAACAGCGTTCAGCATAGCTAATTGTATTCCGGCCCCTTAGTTACTAAAAGGATTTATAATCCGACAACCAACTTATTCCGCTATAAAAATAAGCATTTTAGCAACGCATCAAATGTTCTGTCTATTTGTTTTCGGAATGCAATTCCTTATAGCACAGGAAAGGCGGAATGCAATTCCGCCTTAACCATACATCACTATTCTACGGTTTCATATCCGGTGCGACAGGAGCCATAACCTCTTTCTAAAAATGAATTCTTAAAAGAAATGCTATCAGCATTACGTTGGATATGATGAGCTTCTATTAATTCTAGCTGATGTTCAATATTATCAAGAACATCAGCTATTTTCATACTATCTACTGTAATATTCTCAACGAACTCAAACCTAACTGACATATCACCCAATACAAAGTGAAAGAGTTTTAAATTTGATACAAACCCCTGATTCTTCATTAGTTTACATTTTAAAGTTCGTCAAACAGAATTCCCAATTTGTCTTCTACAACAGAGCAAAAGATTAACAGCCAATAAAGCACCTAATTTATATAAAAACGCCAACATATAGAGTAACAATCTAAACTATAAGCCATTAAACAAAAACGGTTGATTCAGACAATCTACAGCTATCTTTCATTTTCTTATAAATCTACCAATCAATCGTAAAAATCATAACAGCAAAAGAGAAATACAGTATCAAGGTTATTACAGTCAACGCAAAATATATCTTAAGTATATTTCGTTCTTTATCTGTGATAGACTTGCTATACTTAAAGGTCTTATATATATAATACATATCCTTGAAACCCGCGAGATTTTCGTATTTATCTGCAGAGTTTCTCTTCATGATGTCTAGGATCTTATTGCGCATTGTAACTAAGTACACATTAAACACGAACATCATCGAGAAAACAATCATTATTATCAACATAATTTCAAACTAAATACAGGGTCAATGTCCATAAGTTGAAAAATAAATAAATTTATCATTGAATTCAGGGAGAGGGGCGGTAATTGTGAATATATGAGGTATGAAAAAGCCCGCGCCTACACCAAGGTTTAGACCGATGCCATTCGTTTCTTTTGATGAAAAAAAGCCGCCACTACTGAGCAATCCTTTAAATATTGGAAGAGTAATACCTTGTCCCTCCGGATATACCGTATAAAATTGCGGAACCGTCGGTGGGATTTGCAATCCCACCTCTTAAATACTATCAGGATTTGTTATCCGACAATCAACTAAACCACCATCACTTTCAGCAATCCCGGACTTCCCGCATAATCAATCGCCGAGCTATACCGGTAATCTTCGGGGCGATTAACCAGTTCAGCCGTAACGGGATTATTGTGGATATAATTCAGCTTCTGATCAAAGTAATCTACCAGAAATATCTCCTGATGATCATTCCCTTCCTGCCAGAATCGATAGTTCTTGATCTTCTTATCGTTACGACCGGAATATTCGAAGCGATTAAGCATCCACTCACGACGACTTTCCTGCGAATCCGTCTGCAAGGTACGAAGAATCTCCTTACTCGTAAACTTCTTGAAATCCCGCATAATATCCGATACCTTGTCATCGCCTTCCGAGCCTACAATCATGTGCAAATGATTCGACATCAACACCCATGCATAAATGATCAATCCCTTTTCAGTCTGGCAATATCGTAATGAATCCATGATGATATGCTTGTATCTTGGTCTGGTGAATATATCTACCCAGTCCACTACCGTGTCGGTAGTAAACCAGACTTCTCCGGTGATTCTGTTGGCTATGTTCATTGGTATTTCTTTTTCAGATTATAAATCTTCATAGTATAAAGAAGGTGGGATTGCAAATCCCACCAACGGTTCCGCAACTTTCTGCGGCTTCATATCCGGTGGGACGGGTGCTATACGCAATCCAATGCTCGCTCACCCTCGCTTGACAGCCTTGTATCAAATTTCTGTGCGTCAGTACGCTAACTTTGCTGATGGCTTCTTTCAGATTCGTCCTCACGGATGACACCCTTGCCATTCGCTAACACTTCCTTTCAACGCGGCATGTACAGGGACTTGCACCCTGCAAGTAGAAGAACCATGCCCGACATACTTACTGGAAAGGCGGATCACAGGTCCGCCTTGACCAACATCACCTTTCTACGGCTTCATATCCGGCGGGACGGGGGCGATACTTTGCAAGCCGGGAGGCTTGCTTTTAGCAATGACGAAGCGAGACGCTTCGCCAAACGACCGCGCTACGGTTTTGGCACGCTACTGGCAACGGGGTGGAACCTTCGCCAAACTGCCTAACGATCTAACTACGGTTATCGCATGCTACTGGCAACAGGGTGTACTGCCACTTGGAGGTCGCTCCTGAGGTAAAGACCCTTCCGGGGTAAGTATGCGCTTGAGTACTCCATTTTCGTAAATATAGCTACCGCAATAATCAGTCTTCGAGGTGAGCGCAATCAGGCTGGTATTTTCAGTCGTTGAGCCAATTAGAATAAACACCTGGGGGGTCGATGTCAGGTAGCGTGCCTGGTGAAATCATCTCTGCTTTAAATTAATTACACCAATAACCTTTAATCCATGATTCAAATCACCATCAGGATCTAGCTTATAAATACCGACTACTATATTCCGATCCGATGTTTCTTTACTTAAACCAACAACCCCATACAGGTCTCTAAGATTATCTACAAAACAAGAATCACCTAACTTCATTATCCAATTATCACCATAGTTATCACTATTGTAAAAAAACTTATTATCTAATCTTATGTCCAGCAATAAAGTCTTATATAAAGAATCTGAGCTATCAAAGACTTCTGATTTATAAAAACAAAGCTTCTCTAACCAGGCATTATCAATTGTCATTTTCAAAGAATCAGAGTTAGTTCTAACTTTTACCGAATACGCCTTAATATATGTTTTATGCACTTTAGACTCCTTTAACGACATGGAAAATTCCCGATCTTTTCGTTCATATCTTGATAAACTACAAGAGAAAATACCTATAAATAATATTGGAATTATAAATTGAAATATACGTCTCATAATAGTTCTATTTAACAGTTATGGCAATATTGGGATTCTGCTGTATCCATGAATTGATTAACATGCTAGCCTCAGACCAAGTCTCAGTCTTATTTTCATCCCCGTTCGGCGACAGGCTCTGCCTTCGTCGTCACAAAATCAAGGCCTCCTGGCCTTACCTTAGTGTAAGAATCCTCTTCAAAATTGATCAACCTCACACACTAGGCCTTTTGATTTCATGACCGACCTTCAAAAATAACATTTCTTTCCGGAAGAAAACTCAACGACCGATAAGAACGGAGGAGCGGGGCACTGAAAAATGCAAGGGAGCCACTGAAAAACGCTCCGGAGTCACTCCGAAATGCGACAGCGGCACTGAAAAATGGATGGTCGGCGCTGAAAAACGCGACAGCGGCACTGAAAAATGCGAGGGAGAGTGACTCCCACGCATTTTTCAGTGCCGCTATTGGATAATTGATTGATGTTGATTTATTCCTTAATCACCTTCGTGGTCGATGTGCCTTCTTTGGCAATCACGCTGATGGTGTAAACGCCGGTTACACACTGACCGATGTCGATGCTGAAGCGGGTGACCGATTTATCTTTGGCAATTACTTGCACGGTCTGTCCGCGGCTGTCATACACCATCACAACGTACCCTTCGGCAAACGGTTCGTTGATGGTGACATAGACGATGCCTTTGGTCGGATTAGGATAGAGGGATACACGCTTACTATCCGCCTTCACGTAAGGAACGCCGCTGCCGCCTGTATTTTTCACCAACACCGTGATCTGGTCAGCCGGAGAATCGGCTTTGCCATCATTAACCACCAGCGTAAAGGTATATTCCGTATCCTTATCAACCATCGGTGCGGTAAAGACCGGTTTAGCCACATTCGCAGCGCTCAGGGTAATGCCTGCCGGAGCCGTCCATTTGTAGGTAAACGTATCGCCATCCGGATCACTGGAGGCCGAGCCATTGAGCGTAACCAATTCGCCTTCGTTGACCGTCTGGTCAGGACCGGCATTGGCCACCGGAGCCTTATTGGGCTGAATGATCCACTCGGCTATCGCACTGACTGCACCCTCTTTTCCGCTCAGGTATTTCCGCAAAGCAGTCAGATCAGCCGTCAGCGTGTAGGTACCGCCCACGCCTTGCACGGCCTGACGGATGCCTTTCACGGCATAGACCTTATCCGAAATCTTCACGATAGAGAGCGGCGCCGTGCTGACAACTATGCCATTGGCTTTCAGGGTCAGGTATTGTTTTAGCTGGTCATCAGCCAACAGTTTATCGGAGAATTCCAGTACTAGCGAATCGGGCTGCAATACCTGCGAAGTCGAAGGCACATTCGTCCATTGGGCCGACAACGCGATATTATCAATCGAAATATCGAGCGTCGTGATGGACTGGTTCGACAAGGTATCGAGACAATAGACTTCGAGCTCCATATTACTACTGTTACTCA is from Parabacteroides sp. FAFU027 and encodes:
- a CDS encoding REP-associated tyrosine transposase gives rise to the protein MNIANRITGEVWFTTDTVVDWVDIFTRPRYKHIIMDSLRYCQTEKGLIIYAWVLMSNHLHMIVGSEGDDKVSDIMRDFKKFTSKEILRTLQTDSQESRREWMLNRFEYSGRNDKKIKNYRFWQEGNDHQEIFLVDYFDQKLNYIHNNPVTAELVNRPEDYRYSSAIDYAGSPGLLKVMVV